CGCGTGAGCGAGCCGGGCTCGACCACGCCGCCGAGCCGGAACCGCTTTCCGGCCTCGATGTTCTGCTCGTGCACCATCTTCGGCGTCGAGAAGAACACGATCGAGCCGCGCATCGCGTTCAGCACCAGTCCCACTGCGACCACGAGCACCACGCCGGCGCCACCGATCATCATCAACCGCCGCTGCTTACGCGTCATGGCCAACCCTCGTGCCGGCGTCCTGATTGGCGCCAGATCGTTGCGTCTCGCTCGTGCGCGACAATTGCCGGACCATTATGTCGGAAAACCGCACGCGCTCCGGCCGCATCCTCATCCGTCGAGCCCCAGAGTCTTCAGCCCGTCATTGAGCTGCTTGAGCCGCTCGGCATTGCCCGCCACCGCCTGCCGTGCCTGCGCCTGCGCCTGCTTCACCTTGTCGCCGTCGCCCAGCACCATATAGGCACGCACCAGCCGCAGCCATCCCTCGACGTCGTCGCCGTTCTGCTGCAGCCGGGCTGCGAGCTTGTCGACCATGCCGCGGATCATCGCGCTGCGGTCGGCCTCGCTCATGTTTTGCGCCGAAGCGATCGTCTCGTCGGGCAGCGCCGGCAGCGGCGCACCCTCGATCCGGGCGATCTGCGCCTGCAGCATCGGCTTCCACGGCGCATCGGCGGGAGCCTTTTCCAGCATCGCGCGCCACATCGCCGCGGCGTCCTTCGGCCGGCCGTCCTGCTCGGCGGCGAGGCCGAGGAAATACCTCGCCTTGACCTCGTCGGCGTTCAGCTTGACCGCGCGCTCGAATGCCGACTTGGCGTCGGCGGTGACCACCCCGCCCGCCGCCATCGACAGCACCTCGCCGAGATCGGCGTGGCGGTCCGCGGTTTCGCCGGCATAGGTCAGCGAATTTCGATAGGCGCGCGCGGCGTCGTCGAACCGACCGAGCTTGGCCAGCACCGGCGCCAGCACGGTCCAGCCGCGGCCGTCGGTCGGATTCTTCTCGAGATGCGCCTCGACCTGCGCCACCAGATTTTCGAGCGGCTGCGACGCGGCGGCGGTCTTGGTCCGGCTCGCCAGCGGATCGTCGCCCTGCATCGGCGAGCCGAGCGGCAGATAGATCGCGAGCGCCAACGCCGGCAGTCCGACCAGCGCGAACACCGCGACCCCTCGCCGCGGCCCGCGGCGCGTCGTCACCGGCGCCACGGTTTCGGGATCGGCGCTGGCCAGCAATCGCCGGCCGATTTCGACGCGGGCGGCGGAGGCTTCGGCAGGGCCGATCAGACCGATGGCGGCGTCGCGGTCGATCTCCGCAAGCTGGTCCTTGTAGACATTGGCTTCGCTGCCCTCGCGCTCGGCGCGGACGCCGCGACCGAGCGGCCACAGCACGGCGAACACCGCGACGGCCGTCATGATCGCCAACACAAACCACAAGGCCATGCGAGGAGGGTTCCGGTGAGAGCGCAAACGCCGGCTGCGACGCGGTCGAAATCCGGCCGGGTTACACCATGGCCGGACCGCCGGCGCAATTGACATTTGCGACACCGGGATACGGCACCGCAGCGCTCAAATCTTGATATGAATCAAGGTGTCGCGGTCAGCCAGCGCGCGCCGGCTTGCGCTCCACCACGACCATCGCGCTCTCGGCCGCGCGGCGCATCAGTTGCGCATAAT
The DNA window shown above is from Rhodopseudomonas palustris HaA2 and carries:
- the ccmI gene encoding c-type cytochrome biogenesis protein CcmI, whose amino-acid sequence is MALWFVLAIMTAVAVFAVLWPLGRGVRAEREGSEANVYKDQLAEIDRDAAIGLIGPAEASAARVEIGRRLLASADPETVAPVTTRRGPRRGVAVFALVGLPALALAIYLPLGSPMQGDDPLASRTKTAAASQPLENLVAQVEAHLEKNPTDGRGWTVLAPVLAKLGRFDDAARAYRNSLTYAGETADRHADLGEVLSMAAGGVVTADAKSAFERAVKLNADEVKARYFLGLAAEQDGRPKDAAAMWRAMLEKAPADAPWKPMLQAQIARIEGAPLPALPDETIASAQNMSEADRSAMIRGMVDKLAARLQQNGDDVEGWLRLVRAYMVLGDGDKVKQAQAQARQAVAGNAERLKQLNDGLKTLGLDG